A window of Natranaerovirga pectinivora contains these coding sequences:
- a CDS encoding cytochrome c biogenesis CcdA family protein produces the protein MNEYMHVLQDLILRDSIIVYIVVFVIGFIVSLNPHMLGMVPLYVGHMVDDCNGGKKWRNLIAFSLSFSVILTLLGIGVSIVGMSLHAIMTISYYVAGIIYLYMGARLLGFKLSSVIPIKVVVISTKAKKSKNKLLSNILLPLITTPCSIPFIISLLTLVMIRGSVLYGAIILFLFGLGHSLIFILFGAFSTFFISFGEKYKYNKLVFKILGIVLIILGIVFLSLNQNPDIHSGH, from the coding sequence ATGAATGAGTATATGCATGTATTACAAGATTTAATTTTAAGAGATTCTATTATAGTATACATAGTTGTATTTGTTATCGGGTTTATTGTTTCATTGAATCCACATATGTTAGGGATGGTGCCTTTGTATGTGGGGCATATGGTGGATGACTGTAATGGTGGGAAAAAATGGAGAAACTTAATAGCCTTTTCATTAAGCTTTTCAGTGATACTTACCCTTTTAGGGATTGGGGTTTCAATTGTTGGGATGTCGTTACACGCTATAATGACCATAAGTTATTATGTTGCAGGGATCATATATTTGTATATGGGGGCAAGGCTTTTAGGATTTAAGTTATCTAGTGTTATTCCCATTAAGGTTGTAGTAATTTCTACAAAAGCAAAAAAATCTAAAAATAAGTTACTTTCCAATATTTTATTGCCCTTAATTACTACACCATGTAGTATACCCTTTATTATTTCATTATTGACTTTAGTAATGATAAGAGGAAGTGTTCTATATGGAGCTATTATTCTATTTCTATTTGGATTAGGGCATAGTTTGATCTTTATCTTATTTGGTGCTTTTTCAACCTTTTTTATAAGCTTTGGTGAGAAGTATAAATACAATAAATTGGTATTTAAGATTCTAGGGATAGTGCTTATTATTTTAGGGATTGTATTTTTAAGTTTAAACCAAAATCCAGATATACATAGTGGACATTAG